A single window of Paenibacillus sp. FSL H8-0537 DNA harbors:
- a CDS encoding aldehyde dehydrogenase family protein → MKEMFAARAAASSWRELPVQGRIRHIRSVRQLLVRDLDEWIALLGQEAGKTPMDALTTDLLTVIQAISYYEKNTAKLLRSRRVRTPLWLAGSSSHITYEPCGVAAIIAPWNFPLQLTLIPALAAAAVGNTVLLKPSEKLPLLSKRIAALIEEAGFPAGVIQLIEGGKSEAERLIDARPDKLWFTGSEAAGRSVLARAGALLIPCVLELGGKDPLIVCADAHVERAARAAVWGAFLHSGQVCISVERVYVHESIYASFLAAVVAYTQELRQAGGGSWSELGALGTEEGWFKVKRLLDDAVAKGASIAAGGLLAGAEPPLFPPTVLTGVTEEMQLMQEEIFGPLLPVMAFQSEAEVIRLANASPYGLSASIFTANRKKGLALAAQLETGSCSINDVVRHIGNMHLPFGGVKASGFGRAHGEEGLRAFCRSKSIMVNAGRRSSQINWFPYREQAFNGLKQAIGYMYGRKKGKR, encoded by the coding sequence ATGAAGGAAATGTTCGCTGCCCGCGCTGCTGCTTCGAGCTGGAGGGAGCTGCCTGTGCAGGGCAGAATTCGGCATATCCGTTCGGTGCGCCAGCTGCTCGTCCGTGATTTGGACGAGTGGATTGCGCTGCTGGGCCAAGAGGCGGGCAAAACGCCAATGGATGCGCTGACGACGGATCTGCTCACGGTCATTCAAGCTATTTCTTATTATGAAAAAAATACGGCGAAGCTGCTGCGTTCCCGCCGTGTTCGCACACCGCTCTGGCTCGCAGGCTCCTCCTCGCATATTACATACGAGCCTTGCGGCGTGGCGGCCATTATTGCACCGTGGAATTTCCCGCTTCAATTAACGCTCATTCCTGCACTTGCGGCAGCTGCGGTGGGCAATACGGTGCTGCTCAAGCCATCGGAGAAGCTGCCGCTGCTGAGCAAGCGTATTGCTGCACTCATCGAGGAGGCTGGCTTTCCAGCAGGTGTCATTCAACTGATTGAAGGCGGGAAGAGCGAAGCCGAGCGCTTAATTGATGCACGTCCTGACAAGCTTTGGTTTACCGGAAGCGAGGCGGCTGGGCGCAGCGTGCTGGCGCGGGCAGGGGCGCTGCTCATTCCTTGCGTGCTGGAGCTTGGCGGCAAGGACCCGCTAATTGTGTGTGCGGATGCCCATGTAGAGCGAGCAGCTCGCGCGGCAGTATGGGGTGCTTTTTTACACAGCGGCCAAGTATGTATTAGTGTGGAACGGGTTTACGTACACGAAAGTATTTATGCGTCTTTTCTGGCTGCGGTCGTCGCTTATACGCAGGAGCTCAGGCAGGCGGGTGGCGGTTCCTGGTCAGAGCTAGGCGCATTAGGCACGGAAGAAGGCTGGTTTAAAGTGAAACGGCTGCTGGACGATGCTGTAGCCAAAGGCGCCAGCATCGCCGCAGGAGGGCTGCTGGCCGGAGCGGAGCCGCCGCTGTTTCCGCCGACGGTACTCACCGGAGTGACTGAGGAGATGCAGCTGATGCAGGAGGAAATTTTCGGCCCGCTGCTGCCCGTTATGGCCTTTCAGTCAGAGGCGGAAGTCATTCGGCTGGCTAATGCTTCGCCTTATGGGCTTAGCGCAAGCATTTTTACCGCGAATCGAAAAAAGGGGCTTGCACTGGCAGCTCAGCTGGAAACGGGAAGCTGCTCCATAAATGATGTTGTACGGCATATTGGCAACATGCACCTGCCTTTTGGCGGGGTGAAGGCGAGCGGCTTCGGCCGTGCGCATGGCGAAGAAGGGCTGCGCGCCTTTTGCCGCTCGAAGTCGATCATGGTGAATGCTGGACGCAGAAGCTCGCAAATCAATTGGTTTCCTTATCGGGAGCAGGCATTCAACGGGCTAAAGCAGGCCATTGGCTATATGTACGGGAGAAAGAAGGGGAAGCGATGA
- the crtI gene encoding phytoene desaturase family protein yields MSKKIVVIGGGLGGLSAAIRLTVDGNRVTVLEQQERVGGKLNIRSGEGFHFDTGPSILTMPWVLEQLFASAGRRLEDYMTLERVEPQWRTFFEDGSQLDVTGDLPMMLEQLASVSREDAKGFLAYLQYCQQMYELSMKSVYGKSLSGLQDLRGQHSMKELLAMDPLRTMHQSTSRFFKDKRLRQLFDFFIMYIGSSPYAAPAVLSQLIHVQLGLGIYYVKGGMYNIALGMLKLLGELGAEVRTNAPVAAINTLGKAATGVTLADGTVLGADLIVSNLEAIPTHRKLLGHHPGAAAAAGGMRKYAPTVSGLVLLLGIDKTYDQLRHHNFLFSQSPEREFQDVFVSGIPSPDPTVYIGVSSLSDSTQAPEGQQNLFVLTHVPPLKPGEDWDIYKETYRELVLDKLERMGLDDLRSHIAFEYSFTPNDLEQLYGANGGSIYGVVTDRKLNGGFKIPSKSELLDNLYFVGGSTHPGGGVPMVTLSGQLTADLIKERADSRSGGRTTAG; encoded by the coding sequence ATGAGTAAAAAAATCGTAGTAATTGGCGGAGGCTTAGGCGGTCTGTCCGCCGCCATCAGGCTAACGGTTGACGGCAATCGCGTCACCGTGCTGGAGCAGCAGGAGCGCGTTGGCGGCAAGCTGAACATCCGCTCGGGCGAAGGCTTTCATTTTGATACGGGCCCGTCCATTTTGACGATGCCTTGGGTGCTGGAGCAGCTGTTCGCTAGTGCAGGAAGACGGCTGGAGGACTATATGACGCTGGAGCGGGTTGAGCCGCAGTGGCGGACTTTTTTCGAGGATGGATCGCAGCTCGACGTGACCGGAGATCTGCCGATGATGCTGGAGCAGCTCGCAAGCGTATCGCGTGAGGATGCCAAGGGTTTTCTGGCTTATTTGCAATACTGCCAGCAAATGTATGAGCTCAGCATGAAAAGCGTGTATGGCAAAAGCCTCAGCGGCCTGCAGGATTTGCGGGGGCAGCACAGCATGAAGGAGCTTCTGGCAATGGACCCGCTTCGCACGATGCATCAGAGCACGAGCCGCTTTTTCAAGGATAAGCGATTGCGCCAGCTGTTTGATTTTTTCATTATGTATATTGGGTCCTCGCCCTATGCAGCTCCAGCGGTGCTTTCTCAGCTCATCCATGTGCAGCTTGGTCTAGGCATTTATTACGTCAAGGGCGGCATGTACAATATTGCGCTTGGCATGCTGAAGCTGCTGGGCGAGCTTGGCGCGGAGGTTCGGACGAACGCGCCTGTCGCAGCGATCAATACGCTGGGCAAGGCGGCAACGGGCGTTACACTTGCGGATGGCACCGTGCTCGGCGCCGATCTCATCGTCTCGAACTTGGAAGCCATTCCGACCCATCGCAAGCTGCTCGGCCACCATCCCGGCGCTGCCGCGGCGGCAGGCGGCATGAGGAAATATGCTCCTACCGTATCCGGCCTTGTGCTGCTGCTCGGCATCGACAAAACCTATGATCAGCTTCGCCATCACAATTTCCTGTTCTCGCAAAGTCCAGAGCGGGAGTTCCAGGATGTGTTCGTCTCTGGCATCCCATCGCCTGATCCGACCGTCTACATTGGAGTGTCAAGCCTATCCGACTCTACGCAGGCACCTGAAGGACAGCAAAATTTATTCGTGCTGACCCATGTTCCCCCGCTTAAGCCCGGCGAGGACTGGGACATTTACAAAGAGACATATCGCGAGCTGGTGCTGGATAAGCTGGAGCGGATGGGACTGGATGACCTGCGCTCGCACATTGCGTTCGAATACAGCTTTACGCCTAATGATCTAGAGCAGCTTTATGGCGCCAACGGCGGCTCCATCTATGGCGTTGTCACCGACCGCAAGCTGAACGGCGGCTTCAAAATTCCGAGCAAAAGCGAGCTGCTGGACAACTTGTATTTTGTCGGCGGCTCCACCCATCCCGGCGGCGGCGTGCCGATGGTTACGTTGTCGGGTCAGCTGACGGCTGACCTCATTAAAGAGCGGGCGGATAGCCGCTCTGGGGGCAGAACAACAGCTGGGTAG
- a CDS encoding glycosyltransferase family 2 protein has product MSLSMIWAVFGWLCGWLLQNRVSRLPEWDVLDEHEWAGTKGAHGASMKKNAAPISLSVIIPARNEAANIGKLLHSLGQQKLPSVEVIVVDDGSEDATASLAAANGATVIRAEKLPEGWVGKSWACWTGAKSAQGELLVFLDADVELENDALQLLAASQKEAGGLVSVQPYHRMERAYEQLSAFFNLIVVASVGDGDSRAGAFGPCLICRRDDYFRIGGHEAVRGKVLEHFELGRAFSSDQMPVSNFMGYGRIAFRMYPDGLSSLFRGWSKSFGAGAASTAPFVACAVSLWLAGAFSAVSLMLSSLAGQVKADYWLLGIGIASYAAYSLQLALWLRNVGSFKWWTALLYPLPLGLFMLFFVYSLFSTFIRRKVAWRGRVVSIGRRERGKL; this is encoded by the coding sequence ATGAGCCTCTCGATGATTTGGGCCGTTTTTGGCTGGTTATGCGGGTGGCTGCTGCAAAATCGGGTAAGCCGGCTGCCGGAATGGGACGTTCTAGACGAGCATGAATGGGCTGGGACAAAGGGTGCCCATGGAGCGAGCATGAAAAAGAACGCTGCTCCGATTTCCCTCTCCGTCATTATTCCTGCGCGCAATGAAGCTGCTAATATTGGCAAGCTGCTGCATTCCTTAGGACAGCAGAAGCTGCCTAGTGTGGAAGTTATCGTTGTCGATGATGGCTCAGAGGATGCAACGGCAAGCCTTGCTGCCGCGAATGGCGCTACTGTCATTAGGGCTGAGAAGCTGCCGGAAGGCTGGGTCGGCAAAAGCTGGGCCTGCTGGACGGGAGCCAAATCGGCGCAAGGCGAGCTGCTGGTTTTTCTGGATGCTGATGTGGAGCTGGAAAATGATGCTCTGCAACTGCTAGCCGCTAGCCAGAAGGAAGCCGGCGGTCTCGTATCGGTGCAGCCTTACCACCGTATGGAGCGAGCTTACGAGCAGCTGTCAGCTTTCTTTAATCTTATCGTCGTCGCTTCGGTTGGCGACGGCGACAGCCGGGCTGGGGCGTTTGGGCCTTGCCTCATATGCCGCCGGGATGACTATTTTCGCATCGGCGGGCATGAGGCTGTGCGCGGCAAAGTATTGGAGCATTTCGAGCTGGGACGAGCTTTTAGCTCCGATCAAATGCCGGTGTCCAATTTTATGGGTTATGGCCGAATTGCCTTTCGCATGTACCCGGACGGTTTGAGCAGCTTGTTCCGGGGCTGGAGCAAGAGCTTCGGAGCAGGCGCTGCATCGACCGCACCTTTCGTAGCTTGTGCCGTATCGCTCTGGCTGGCCGGAGCCTTCTCGGCTGTATCCCTTATGCTTTCTTCACTTGCGGGGCAGGTCAAAGCGGATTATTGGCTGCTGGGCATAGGCATCGCAAGCTATGCGGCATATAGCTTGCAGCTGGCGCTGTGGCTGCGCAATGTGGGGAGCTTTAAGTGGTGGACAGCGCTGCTGTACCCGCTTCCGCTCGGTTTGTTTATGTTATTTTTCGTCTATTCGCTGTTCTCGACCTTCATTAGGCGGAAGGTGGCTTGGAGAGGGCGAGTCGTATCCATCGGCAGACGGGAACGAGGCAAGCTATGA
- a CDS encoding VOC family protein: MNFASVRIITDDVDRLVEFYEKITGVSAERPAPVFAELVMPSCTLAIGHSQTVQLFGAGSAVAANNHTVIIEFHVHNVDAEYERLKPFVDEWVKEPTTMPWGNRAVLFRDPDGNLVNLFTPVTEEAIKRFSGRP; encoded by the coding sequence GTGAATTTTGCTTCTGTACGCATCATTACTGATGACGTGGATCGTCTCGTCGAGTTCTATGAGAAAATCACGGGTGTTTCGGCGGAACGCCCTGCGCCTGTCTTTGCCGAACTCGTTATGCCATCGTGCACCCTGGCGATCGGCCACTCCCAAACGGTGCAACTGTTCGGCGCTGGTTCCGCTGTGGCGGCCAACAATCACACTGTCATCATCGAGTTCCACGTCCACAATGTCGATGCCGAATACGAGCGCTTGAAGCCGTTTGTCGATGAGTGGGTAAAGGAACCTACCACAATGCCGTGGGGGAATCGTGCTGTGCTGTTTCGCGATCCTGACGGCAATCTTGTTAACCTCTTCACGCCGGTGACCGAGGAAGCAATCAAACGGTTCAGTGGTAGGCCTTGA
- a CDS encoding beta-galactosidase gives MRKQHAIIFYDPSFPIAAESPIELDGLLAGAGRVVRAGELADALGAAKEGSFINMHAPYFPKQAWSAIIGYLRRGGGLISLGGAPFKRPVRRSEAGEWQVESEQTAYHRELHIHEMLPVAAAPVATLAAAEDLPLLAGKEALFAVSPTWNLVPHVTKSSDLPHQMGSAGPMDAHIYPLLKGISSKGREVAAPVVLWENTKGIFAGARWLFVNQPLTKAFWLEGGAAELGRWAAFCAAGVTELWLKPNYASFEPGERAMLTLQVQQLRQELADGCESSANERAEQEAAVDGQADLYTAAEWDFAITVEHENSQQKWTYSLQQKAGKQQQILRLPVPLELQSGYYKVVCRAESTSGEVRILRQGFWGFDQELLTEGSPVTSGRDYFQKDGRPLPVVGMTYMTSDVARKFLFLPNASVWDRDMAQMRKAGINWIRTGIWTAYRNVMQVDGHASEEALRSIDAFLLTAKRHDLQVTFTFFSFTPETWEGLNPYLDPRSVEAQKRFVRAIVSRHKQTMNVDWDLINEPSMFDPPRIFSNGPRSARDPFEQKAYTAWLKQRHGSLERLQELWNMSPEQLPSYEAAVPPEPEEINFDVQDMHQGKNGTRWLDYVLFSMDMHNRWAKQLYEAIKDECPDHMVTVGQDEALGAQRPSPFFYEEAADYTTVHSWWLNDNLVWDSLFAKTANKPNVVQETGIMYVETPDGRAKRSETELHSLLERKYAYAFATGGAGAVQWIWNTNFYMDNANESHIGALRADGTEKPEADVSYDFGSFMEQIRDLFEDRKLEDTAVLFPYSNDFSNRKLAFDATTRATRVLAYELNTPFRGASEYHLQELEANPPKLLIVPSAHNWDDAAFGRLIALVERVGITLLWMGPIGLDAYWKASNRCSELLGRVELRNVQREEQLRIGEATFPVSYGNRRIAEVWKEVLVGGAAASEAAASAATAVHRAAKGGDELVELAVGKGRLLWSPLPLELNERTEPIKELYRYALASAGCEQELNWLQGGQLPGVYGRKLTFKSGALFVFVSESGFDANIEVQDPATGGRYAFSLEKERSVLFATDASGKLLAVYRPHQVEVAVSLPDQHEERRGAQ, from the coding sequence ATGAGAAAGCAGCATGCCATCATCTTTTATGATCCGTCCTTTCCTATAGCCGCGGAGTCCCCGATCGAATTAGATGGCCTGCTTGCAGGAGCAGGCCGTGTTGTTCGGGCAGGCGAGCTGGCGGATGCGCTTGGCGCTGCGAAAGAAGGAAGCTTCATTAATATGCATGCGCCTTACTTTCCGAAGCAGGCATGGAGTGCTATCATCGGCTATTTGCGGCGCGGCGGCGGCTTGATCAGCTTGGGCGGCGCGCCGTTCAAGCGTCCTGTTCGCCGCAGCGAGGCAGGCGAGTGGCAGGTGGAGTCGGAGCAGACGGCCTATCACCGCGAGCTTCATATTCATGAAATGCTGCCTGTCGCTGCTGCTCCGGTAGCGACGCTGGCAGCAGCGGAGGACCTTCCGCTGCTTGCGGGCAAGGAAGCGCTGTTTGCCGTGTCGCCAACCTGGAATCTGGTGCCGCATGTGACGAAGAGCAGCGATTTGCCGCATCAAATGGGCTCTGCTGGGCCGATGGATGCCCACATTTACCCGCTATTGAAGGGTATTTCCTCCAAGGGACGCGAGGTAGCGGCGCCTGTCGTACTTTGGGAAAACACGAAGGGGATTTTCGCTGGCGCGCGCTGGCTGTTCGTTAACCAGCCGCTGACGAAGGCGTTCTGGCTGGAAGGCGGAGCGGCAGAGCTTGGGCGCTGGGCAGCTTTTTGTGCCGCTGGCGTAACGGAGCTGTGGCTGAAGCCGAACTACGCTTCCTTCGAGCCGGGCGAGCGGGCTATGCTGACGCTGCAGGTGCAGCAGCTTCGCCAAGAGCTTGCTGATGGATGTGAGTCATCTGCTAATGAGCGTGCAGAGCAGGAAGCGGCTGTCGATGGACAGGCTGACCTGTACACGGCGGCGGAGTGGGATTTTGCTATAACGGTTGAGCATGAAAACTCGCAGCAGAAATGGACTTATAGCCTGCAGCAGAAGGCGGGCAAGCAGCAGCAAATTCTAAGGCTGCCCGTGCCGCTTGAGCTGCAAAGCGGCTACTATAAGGTCGTATGCCGAGCGGAATCGACGTCGGGCGAGGTGCGTATTTTGCGTCAAGGCTTCTGGGGCTTTGATCAGGAGCTGCTTACAGAGGGAAGCCCGGTGACGAGCGGACGGGATTATTTTCAGAAGGACGGGCGTCCGCTGCCTGTTGTTGGCATGACGTACATGACGTCGGATGTGGCACGGAAGTTTCTGTTTCTGCCGAATGCTTCGGTATGGGACCGTGACATGGCGCAAATGCGCAAAGCCGGCATCAACTGGATTCGTACAGGCATTTGGACGGCATACCGCAATGTGATGCAGGTGGACGGCCATGCGTCCGAGGAGGCGCTGCGATCGATCGATGCTTTTCTGCTGACGGCGAAGCGTCATGATTTGCAGGTGACCTTTACGTTCTTCTCCTTTACGCCGGAAACATGGGAAGGGCTAAACCCGTATCTTGATCCGCGCAGCGTAGAGGCCCAGAAGCGTTTCGTGCGCGCTATCGTTTCCCGCCATAAGCAGACGATGAATGTCGACTGGGATTTGATCAATGAGCCATCGATGTTTGATCCGCCGCGGATTTTCTCGAATGGGCCTCGTTCGGCGCGCGACCCTTTTGAACAGAAGGCGTATACCGCATGGCTGAAACAGCGCCACGGATCGCTTGAGCGGCTTCAAGAGCTGTGGAATATGTCACCGGAGCAGCTGCCAAGCTATGAAGCGGCTGTGCCGCCGGAGCCAGAAGAGATCAACTTCGATGTACAGGACATGCACCAGGGTAAAAATGGCACGCGCTGGCTCGATTATGTGCTGTTCTCGATGGATATGCACAATCGCTGGGCGAAGCAGCTGTATGAGGCGATTAAAGACGAATGTCCAGACCATATGGTAACGGTCGGTCAGGATGAAGCGCTTGGCGCACAGCGTCCTTCGCCGTTTTTCTACGAGGAAGCCGCTGATTATACAACGGTTCACTCCTGGTGGCTGAACGACAATCTCGTATGGGATAGCTTGTTTGCCAAAACAGCAAACAAACCGAATGTCGTGCAGGAAACTGGCATTATGTATGTGGAGACGCCAGATGGCAGAGCGAAGCGCTCGGAAACGGAGCTGCACAGCCTGCTGGAGCGCAAGTATGCGTATGCTTTTGCAACAGGTGGCGCGGGTGCCGTGCAGTGGATCTGGAATACAAACTTCTATATGGACAATGCCAATGAATCTCATATCGGCGCACTGCGGGCGGATGGAACGGAAAAGCCGGAAGCGGATGTATCGTATGATTTTGGCAGCTTTATGGAGCAAATCCGAGATTTATTCGAGGATCGCAAGCTGGAGGATACGGCGGTATTGTTCCCGTATTCCAACGACTTCTCCAATCGCAAGCTGGCGTTTGATGCGACAACGCGTGCGACGCGGGTGCTTGCTTATGAGCTGAACACGCCATTCCGCGGCGCTTCGGAATATCATTTGCAGGAGCTGGAGGCGAATCCGCCGAAGCTGCTCATTGTGCCGAGTGCGCATAACTGGGATGATGCGGCCTTTGGTCGCCTTATTGCACTTGTAGAGCGGGTGGGCATTACGTTATTATGGATGGGACCGATTGGCCTAGACGCTTACTGGAAAGCGAGCAATCGCTGCTCGGAGCTGCTTGGCAGGGTGGAGCTCCGCAACGTGCAGCGCGAGGAACAGCTGCGCATTGGCGAAGCCACTTTCCCTGTATCTTACGGCAATCGCCGCATAGCTGAGGTATGGAAAGAGGTTCTAGTTGGCGGCGCTGCTGCGAGTGAAGCGGCTGCCAGTGCTGCTACCGCTGTTCATCGAGCAGCAAAGGGTGGCGACGAGCTCGTTGAGCTGGCTGTAGGCAAGGGACGCCTGTTATGGAGTCCGCTGCCGCTGGAGCTGAACGAGCGTACGGAGCCAATCAAGGAGCTGTATCGCTATGCGCTTGCCTCGGCAGGCTGCGAGCAGGAGCTGAATTGGCTGCAAGGCGGCCAGCTGCCTGGTGTTTATGGGCGCAAGCTTACATTTAAGAGCGGCGCGCTGTTCGTATTCGTATCCGAATCCGGATTCGACGCCAACATTGAAGTACAAGACCCGGCGACGGGAGGGCGGTACGCTTTTTCACTGGAAAAGGAACGTTCTGTGCTGTTCGCAACGGATGCAAGCGGAAAGCTGCTCGCTGTCTATCGCCCGCATCAAGTAGAGGTAGCGGTTTCGCTGCCCGATCAACATGAAGAAAGAAGAGGTGCGCAGTAA
- a CDS encoding alpha-mannosidase, whose product MASKRKAHIISHTHWDREWYLPYEKHHVLLVKLMDTLLHTLDTDPDFKSFYLDGQTIILEDYLQVRPENRERLEKYIKEGRIPIGPWYILQDAFLTSSEANLRNLQLGHQDASRYGIIAKVGYFPDTFGNIGQAPQILRQAGIDNAVFGRGVKPTGFNNTVADSNYESSFSELQWEGPDGSRVLGILFANWYCNGMEVPVDEQEAKIYWDKKLEEAEKYAATGELLFMNGCDHQPIQQDLSAALATARKLYPDTDFIHSNFEDYLAAVNSGLDRELSVVKGELRSQRTDGWSTLVNTASARVYLKQMNQLGQAMLEKVAEPLATIAHKLGQEYPHHLFTYAWKTLMQNHPHDSICGCSVDEVHREMVTRFDKSRHVAETIVEGSTQAIAEAVDTSVFASFGEAALPFVVYNTTGWDRSGVVEIELDVERLYFREGLPLPEVNRRMNAVDITGRVLVDHNGAAVACSVEDLGLQFGYDLPDDKFRQPYMCRRVKLTFDAVNVPALGLSSYAWVRNGAGADEALAGEATAVAVNQLAESAVLENEWLHVSIGEDGSFDLTDKQSGQVYRGLGVYENTGDIGNEYMYKQPDGEQALTTQGLKAAIRLVEQNAYRTAFEIVHEWAVPASADESFEIEKQEAVYYPERKAQRASDMVPLTIKTVIALSSSSRSLDLQASFNNQAKDHRVRVLFPTDVETAVHHVDSIFEVAVRDNEPSAEWENPSNTQHQQAFVDVSGEQGGLVVANLGLNEYEVLRDGRNTIAVTLLRSVSELGDWGVFPTPEAQCLGEQSFRLSIIPHNGDGASSGAYAQAYQFQVPWTASQTAVHEGVLAPAGGLLAWEGEGVAFSSLKVSQQSGDAVLRWFNMKQQAAELSLSNVGFSGGNADAFKQLYKSDVLERVGEAIEVSAEQGAALAVGPCEIVTVGFKL is encoded by the coding sequence ATGGCTTCTAAAAGAAAAGCCCACATTATTTCCCACACACATTGGGATCGCGAATGGTATTTGCCGTATGAGAAGCATCATGTGCTCCTCGTGAAGCTAATGGATACGCTGCTTCATACGCTGGATACGGACCCCGATTTCAAAAGCTTTTATTTGGACGGGCAGACGATCATTCTCGAGGATTATTTGCAGGTACGCCCGGAAAATAGGGAACGCCTTGAAAAATATATTAAAGAAGGACGTATTCCGATCGGCCCTTGGTATATTTTGCAGGATGCCTTCCTGACGAGCAGTGAAGCGAATTTGCGCAATTTGCAGCTGGGACATCAGGATGCGAGCCGTTACGGCATCATAGCCAAGGTTGGCTACTTCCCGGATACCTTCGGCAACATCGGGCAGGCGCCGCAAATTTTGCGTCAAGCCGGCATTGATAATGCGGTATTTGGCAGAGGCGTGAAGCCGACTGGCTTTAACAATACGGTAGCAGATTCTAACTATGAATCCTCGTTCTCAGAGCTGCAATGGGAAGGTCCTGACGGCTCGCGCGTGCTGGGCATTCTTTTTGCCAACTGGTATTGCAATGGCATGGAAGTTCCGGTAGATGAGCAAGAGGCGAAAATCTATTGGGACAAAAAGCTGGAGGAAGCCGAGAAGTATGCGGCTACTGGCGAGCTGCTGTTCATGAACGGCTGTGATCATCAGCCTATCCAGCAGGATTTATCTGCGGCGCTGGCGACAGCAAGAAAGCTGTACCCGGATACGGATTTTATCCACTCCAACTTTGAAGATTATTTGGCAGCGGTAAACAGTGGACTTGATCGCGAGCTTTCGGTCGTGAAGGGCGAGCTGCGCAGCCAACGGACGGATGGCTGGTCTACGCTTGTGAACACGGCCTCGGCTCGTGTTTATTTGAAGCAAATGAATCAGCTTGGCCAAGCGATGCTCGAAAAGGTAGCCGAGCCGCTTGCGACCATTGCGCACAAGCTTGGACAGGAATACCCGCATCATCTGTTTACCTATGCGTGGAAGACATTGATGCAAAACCATCCGCATGACAGCATTTGCGGCTGCAGCGTGGATGAGGTTCACCGTGAGATGGTCACTCGTTTTGACAAGAGCCGCCATGTTGCAGAGACAATTGTGGAAGGTAGCACGCAGGCGATTGCCGAAGCGGTGGATACATCGGTATTCGCTTCGTTTGGCGAAGCTGCACTGCCGTTCGTTGTTTATAACACGACTGGCTGGGATCGCAGCGGCGTTGTTGAAATTGAGCTTGATGTTGAGCGTCTGTACTTCCGTGAAGGCTTGCCGCTTCCAGAGGTTAATCGCCGGATGAATGCCGTAGATATTACAGGCAGAGTGCTTGTAGATCATAACGGCGCAGCGGTTGCTTGCTCTGTAGAGGATTTGGGGCTGCAATTTGGCTACGACTTGCCGGATGATAAGTTCCGCCAGCCTTATATGTGCCGCCGAGTTAAGCTGACGTTTGATGCGGTGAATGTACCAGCGCTTGGACTGTCGTCATATGCATGGGTTCGCAATGGCGCTGGAGCAGATGAAGCGTTGGCTGGCGAAGCGACTGCTGTTGCAGTGAATCAGCTTGCGGAATCGGCTGTGCTTGAAAATGAATGGCTGCATGTCTCCATTGGAGAAGATGGCTCGTTCGATTTGACGGACAAGCAGAGCGGTCAAGTGTACCGCGGGCTTGGCGTCTATGAGAATACAGGCGATATCGGTAATGAATATATGTACAAGCAGCCGGATGGCGAGCAGGCGCTTACGACGCAAGGCTTGAAAGCGGCGATTCGTCTAGTGGAGCAAAACGCTTACCGTACAGCTTTTGAAATCGTCCATGAATGGGCGGTTCCGGCATCGGCGGATGAATCGTTTGAGATTGAGAAGCAGGAAGCTGTTTATTACCCTGAGCGTAAAGCGCAGCGTGCTTCCGACATGGTGCCTTTGACGATTAAGACGGTTATAGCACTTTCCAGCAGCTCCAGAAGCCTAGACTTACAGGCTTCGTTTAACAATCAGGCGAAGGATCATCGCGTGCGCGTGCTGTTCCCGACGGATGTAGAGACGGCGGTTCATCATGTGGATTCGATTTTTGAAGTAGCTGTGCGTGACAATGAGCCTTCGGCAGAGTGGGAAAACCCGAGCAATACCCAGCATCAGCAAGCATTTGTTGATGTGAGCGGCGAGCAGGGCGGACTTGTTGTAGCGAACCTTGGCTTGAACGAATATGAAGTGCTCCGCGATGGCCGCAATACGATTGCCGTTACGCTGCTTCGTTCGGTTTCCGAGCTGGGCGACTGGGGCGTATTCCCGACTCCAGAAGCACAATGCCTGGGCGAGCAAAGCTTCCGTTTGTCGATCATTCCGCATAACGGCGATGGTGCTTCATCAGGTGCTTATGCACAGGCGTACCAGTTCCAAGTGCCTTGGACGGCGAGCCAGACAGCGGTTCATGAAGGCGTGCTTGCACCAGCTGGCGGATTGCTTGCTTGGGAAGGCGAAGGAGTGGCATTCTCCTCGCTGAAAGTAAGCCAGCAGTCGGGCGATGCTGTGCTGCGCTGGTTTAATATGAAGCAGCAGGCGGCAGAGCTTAGCTTGTCGAATGTTGGCTTTAGTGGCGGTAACGCTGATGCGTTCAAGCAGCTATATAAGAGCGATGTGCTGGAGCGCGTAGGTGAAGCGATTGAAGTGAGCGCGGAGCAGGGGGCAGCTTTGGCTGTTGGTCCTTGTGAGATTGTGACGGTTGGGTTTAAGCTGTAG